The Pseudomonas aeruginosa genome includes the window GCCCATCGCCTGAGGCCGGCCATGAGCGCTTCGATCCGCGACGCCGGCGTCGCCGACCTGCCCGGCATCCTCGCCATCTACAACGACGCCGTGGGCAATACCACGGCGATCTGGAACGAAACCCCGGTGGACCTGGCCAACCGCCAGGCCTGGTTCGACACCCGCGCCCGCCAGGGCTACCCGATCCTGGTGGCGAGCGACGCCGCCGGCGAAGTGCTCGGCTACGCCTCCTACGGCGACTGGCGGCCCTTCGAGGGCTTCCGCGGCACCGTCGAGCACTCCGTCTACGTGCGCGACGACCAGCGCGGCAAAGGCCTCGGCGTGCAACTGCTGCTGGCGCTGATCGAACGTGCGCGGGCCCAGGGCCTGCACGTCATGGTGGCCGCCATCGAAAGCGGCAATGCCGCCTCGATCGGCCTGCACCGGCGCCTCGGCTTCGAGATCAGCGGGCAGATGCCGCAGGTGGGCCAGAAGTTCGGCCGCTGGCTCGACCTGACCTTCATGCAACTGAACCTCGACCCGACGCGCAGCGCGCCCTGAGCCCCAAGGAGCCCCCATGATCCCCGGTGAATACGACATCCAGCCCGGCGATATCGAACTCAACGCCGGCCGCCGCACCCTCGCCCTGAGCGTGGCGAACACCGGCGACCGGCCGATCCAGGTCGGCTCGCACTACCACTTCTTCGAGGTCAACGACGCCCTCGCCTTCGACCGTCCGGCCACCCGTGGCATGCGCCTGAACATCGCCGCCGGCACCGCGGTGCGCTTCGAACCGGGGCAGAGCCGCGAGGTGGAGCTGGTGGAAATCGGCGGCGGACGGCGGGTATACGGCTTTGCCGGGCGGGTGATGGGGGACCTCTAGGGCCCCACTGGCCAGGTTCGACCAAAGACAGCGAACACCGACGATCGCCAAAGGAGCGTTCGATGAAAATCAGCAGACAAGCCTACGCCGACATGTTCGGCCCCACCGTCGGCGACCGCGTGCGCCTGGCCGACACCGACCTGTGGATCGAGGTGGAACGGGACTTCACCGTCTATGGCGAGGAAGTGAAGTTCGGCGGCGGCAAGGTCATCCGCGACGGCATGGGCCAGAGCCAGCTGGGCGCGGCGCAGGTGGTCGACACGGTGATCACCAATGCGCTGATCCTCGACCACTGGGGCGTGGTCAAGGCCGACGTCGGTCTCAAGGACGGGCGCATCCAGGCCATCGGCAAGGCCGGCAACCCTGACATCCAGCCCGGGGTGAACATCGCCATCGGCGCCGGCACCGAGGTGATCGCCGGCGAGGGCATGATCCTCACCGCCGGCGGCATCGACACGCACATCCACTTCATCTGCCCGCAGCAGATCGAAGAGGCGCTGATGAGCGGGGTCACCACCATGATCGGCGGCGGCACCGGCCCCGCCGCCGGGACCAACGCCACCACCTGCACCTCCGGTCCCTGGCACATGGCGCGGATGCTCCAGGCCGCCGACGCCTTCCCGATGAACATCGGCTTCACCGGCAAGGGCAACGCCAGCCTGCCGCTGCCGCTGGAGGAGCAGGTGCTCGCCGGCGCCATCGGCCTGAAGCTGCACGAGGACTGGGGCAGCACCCCGGCGGCGATCGACAACTGCTTGGAGGTCGCCGAGCGCCACGACATCCAGGTGGCGATCCACACCGACACCCTCAACGAATCCGGCTTCGTCGAGACCACCCTCGGCGCCTTCAAGGGCCGCACCATCCACACCTACCACACCGAGGGCGCCGGCGGCGGCCACGCACCGGACATCATCAAGGCCTGCGGCTTCGCCAACGTGCTGCCCAGCTCGACCAACCCGACACGGCCGTTCACCCGCAATACCATCGACGAGCACCTGGACATGCTGATGGTCTGCCACCACCTCGACCCGGCCATCGCCGAGGACGTGGCCTTCGCCGAGTCGCGCATCCGCCGCGAGACCATCGCCGCCGAGGACATCCTCCACGACCTCGGCGCGTTCAGCATGATCAGCTCCGACAGCCAGGCCATGGGCCGGGTCGGCGAAGTGATCACGCGCACCTGGCAGACCGCCGACAAGATGAAGCGCCAGCGCGGCCGCCTCGACGGCGACGGTGCGCGCAACGACAACTTCCGCGCCAGGCGCTACATCGCCAAGTACACCATCAACCCGGCGATCACCCACGGCATCAGCCATGAAGTGGGCTCCGTCGAAGCCGGCAAGTGGGCCGACCTGGTGCTCTGGCGCCCGGCCTTCTTCGGCGTCAAGCCGAGCCTGATCCTCAAGGGCGGTGCCATCGCCGCCAGCCTGATGGGCGACATCAACGGCTCGATCCCCACGCCGCAGCCGGTGCACTACCGACCGATGTTCGCCAGCTACGCCGGCAGCCGTCACGCGACCAGCCTGACCTTCGTCAGCCAGGCCGCCTTCGCCGCCGGCGTACCGCAGCAGCTCGGCCTGCGCAAGGCCATCGGCGTGGTCAGCGGCTGTCGCGGTGTGCAGAAGACCGACCTGATCCACAACGGCTACCTGCCGACCATCGAGGTCGACGCACAGAACTACCAGGTACGCGCCGACGGCCAGTTGCTCTGGTGCGAACCGGCGGACGTGCTGCCGATGGCGCAGCGCTATTTCCTGTTCTGATTCCCACGCGACGGGTCCCGGCGCCACGCCGGGACGTCGACCGCTCCGTTCGGACAGCTTGGCTTGTCGGCGCTAGCGGCGACAATGGCGCCTACCCGTAGCCGCCGGCAGTCCGTCCATGTCCTCCCGCCAATCGTCCCGCAACGCTTCCACCCCGTATCTGGCCAAGGCCTTCCAGGCAACGGCCATCGTCGTGGTGAGCTACTTCCTCTACTGGACCTACCAGCTCTACCAGTACGGCGAGATTCCCATCAGCAAGAAGGACGTGATGCTGCGCCAAGCCATCCTCGCGCGCTTTCCGGCGGACTACGAGGTGGAGATCAAGGGCGCCGACCTGCTCGGCTTCGGCGAGAAATTCCTGGTCGCCTACGGCAATCGGCGCTTCGTCGGCAAGGCCTTCGCCATGGACGACCAGGTCATCGAGCGCCTGGAGCGGAACCAGGGACGGACCAACCTGCCGCTGGTGAAGGTGTTCTACATCGCCGAACCCGGCCTCCTCTCCTCGCTGCTCAACCTTTCCCCGTTCCTGGATATCCAGAAGAACATGGTCGAGCTGAGCCTCCGGGAATACCGGAAGATCCAGTTGGTCCCCTTCGATCCGGACGCGAAGCGGAAACCGCGCGAGCAGTTCGAAACCGATTATGCCTTCCCCCAGCTGTTCAGCCTCAGCCAACTGGAAGTCGCCGACTACGACGGCGACGGCCGCGACGAACTGCGCCTGGGCTACCTGTCCTACGCCGGCGGTTCGGGAGGGACGCGCTGGTCGGTGATCTACGACCTGAAGGACGGCGCGCTGACCGCCCATTCCGGCTATCCGGAAATGCTCGACATCGACGTCGCCCGGTTCATCCAGGCGGTCAACCTGTACGCCGGCCTCGACGGCACCCTGCCACGCGACCAGCGTCAGCTGGAAGACGTGGTCGGCCGAGGCAGCGAGCGCTTCGCGCTGACCGCCGCGGAGCGCCAGGCACTGGTCGCCGACCCGCCGCAGCGGGACGACTACGCCAGGGTCCTGATGAGCCTTTCGCCGCGCTCGCCCTACGCCCCCGATCGCTTCATCGACCTCGGCGACGGCAGCCGACTGAGCCTGGCCCCGCGCCATACCGACGATTACTCGACCTTCCTCGACATCGGCGGGAAGAAAATCTTCGTCGAAGCCTTCTACGTCGACGACGACGCCTGCCACTGGTGCGAGCATCGCTGGCGAGTGATGGCTTTCCATTACGACGACGGTCGCTGGATCTCGGACCGCACCATCAACGGCGACGGCTTCAACGGGCAATGGCTGCGCAACGCGGAGCCGCTGGGCCTCAACGACGTTTTCGGTACCTACCGCGACCAGGGCCCGGCGGGCCTGGCCTGGTCCTTCATCGACCCGCGCTGGACCGCCTCCAGCCAGCATGACATGGACGATCCGCTGGGCGTGGGAATGCGCACCCTGTCGCCGGTGGAGCAATGGGTGAAGGAACGCTATCGGGAAAACTGAGGCAGGCCTTCAGCGCAACTGGCTGTCCTTGCTGCCGCGGCGGTTGTAGCCGCTGAACTTCGCCTGTTCCCTGTCGTGCTCGGCCTGGCAGTTGACGCACAGGCGCACGCCGGGAATCGCTCGGCGCCGCGCTTCGGGGATAGTCGCGTCGCACTCTTCGCAATGGGTCAGGCTCTCGCCACGAGGCAACTGGCTGCGCGCACGAGCGATGGCATCCTCGATCGTGCTGTCGATCTGTTCCTGCACCGCACCGTCGTTCGCCCACCCGCTGGCCATGACTGACTCCTCTGGCTGAAACCCTGGAACCTCCAGATATGGGCGTTCGCCCGCGGCTTTGCAAGGGCGGCGCGACCATCGGCCTGGCGTGGCACAATCGCCAGCCAAGCCTGGAGGTACACCGCATGATGGGACCGTTCCGCCGCCTCGCCCACCTGATCGACCAGGGCCGCCAGCTCGACGCCGCGCTCGCCGGCGATCCGTTCGCTCTGCCGGCGCCGGAGGACCGCTATAGCGTCCGGCAACTGCACGGCCTGTATCCGCGCCGTCATCCCGGTCTCTACGCACCGCTGCTCGGCAGCCTGGCGCTGCTGCTCGGTGCCGCGCCGCTGGGTCTTGCCGCGCTGCGCCTGGCATTGCCGGAGGCTCCTTTGCGGCCGCTGGGCTGGCTCTCCGCCCTGCCGCTGCTGGCGGCCTGGCTGTGGCTGATCGCCCTGCTCTCCCGTGGCGCCAGCCTCGGCCCGCGCCTGGCCCGCGACGCCAGCCTGCTGCTGGTCGCCACCGGGCTCCTGCTGCGCCTGGCCAGCGGCGAGACGTCGGGCCTGGTGGCGCTCGGCGGCGGCGCCTGTGCCTGGCTGCTGTTCAACAGCCGGGCGATGCAACGCTACATGGAACTGGTCTACGCCCAGCGCCTGTACCGCGCCCAGTCGGCCAACCGCCCCGGTTCGGCGCAGCGGCGCCTGGCCAACCAGGCCGCCTACCGCGAACGCAAGCGACGCGAGCGCTCCGGGCGATCCTGAGCCAGACTGTCGCCCTGCGACCTTCTGCGCATTGGCGGGCGTCGCCGACCTGCAGGCGCGGCAGCGCAACATGGGCCTGGCCTGAAATCGCCTACTCTTTGACTTCCATGTAGTCGCGGGCCCAGGCCTGGTATTCCTCGGGGAAGGTGTACTTCTTCGACAGCTCCGAGGCGGTCAGGTCCGAGGCCACCGCACCGCGCTCCTCGCGCAGGCAGTCGTAGGTCGCCTTGATCGCGGCGAAATAGGCGGCGTGGCCGTTGACCACGACACGCACGCCGAGCCGCGCCAGGCGGGCGTCGTCGCGCAGTTGCGGATTACCGTAGGTGACCAGCATCAGCGGGATGTGCAGGTGCTCGGCGATCGCCTCGAGGTGGGCGAAGTCGCGCACGCCGACCAGGCAGATACCATCGGCGCCGGCTTCCTGGTAGGCCAGGGTGCGCTGGATCACCGCATCGACGTCGATCAGTTCGGCGTTGGTCCGGGCAATGATGGTCAACGCCGGGTCGACCCTCGCCTCCAGGGCCGCGCGGATCTTGCCGACGCCTTCCTCGACGCAGATCAGGTCGGTGGACTTGCGCCCGAACTGCGCCGGCAGCAGGGTGTCCTCGATGGTCAGCGCGGCGATTCCGGCGCGCTCCAGTTCGACCACCGTACGCATCACGTTCAGCGCGTTGCCGTAGCCGTGGTCGGCGTCGGCGATCACCGGCAGGCGCGCCACCCGGCCGATGCGGGCGGCCTGCTCGACGAATTCGCTGAGGGTGATCAGGGCGAAGTCCGGCGCCGCCAGGACCTGCAGGGAAGCCACCGAACCGCCGAGGATGCCGCACTCGAAGCCGAGGTCGGCGGCGATACGCGCCGACATGGGATCGAACACGGAAGCGGTGTGGTAGCAACGGGAGGAGTCCAACAGCGCGCGAAACATCGCACGCAACTCATGGTGTGAGGCTCTATGCATGGCGAAATCCAGGACAACACGGCAAGACGGAGTGGGAAAGCAGCGCCAACATAGCACCATGCGCAGGCCCCTTGGCAAATCCGTATACAAAGGTCGGGGCGGCCCGCACGGACGTCCCAGGACGCTTCCTGCCGATCGCCGGCGGTGAAATCTACGACGCTCTCGCATACACTGCGCGGCCGTTTTTTTCCCGGACCGTTTCGCGCCATGAACCCGAGCACCGCCGCCCGCGCCCTGGGCATCGATTTTGGCACCTCCAACTCCACCGTCGGCTGGTGGCGGCCGGAGGTCGAACCGCTGATCGAGCTGGAGGACGGCAAGATCACCCTGCCCTCGGTGGTGTTCTTCAACGTCGAGGAGCGCCGCCCGGTCTACGGCCGCCAGGCGCTCGGCGAGTACCTGGAGGGCTACGAGGGCCGGCTGATGCGCTCGCTGAAGAGCCTGCTGGGCTCCAAGCTGCTGAAGAGCGAGACCACCGTGCTCGGCAGCGCCCTACCGTTCAAGGACCTGCTCGGCCTGTTCATCGGCCAGCTCAAGGCGCGCGGCGAGGCCGCCGCCGGGCAAGCCTTCGACGCGGTGGTGCTGGGTCGCCCGGTGTTCTTCGTCGACGACGACCCGGAGGCCGACCGCGAGGCCCAGGACACCCTGGTGCAGGTGGCCAACAAGCTCGGCTTCAAGGAGGTTTCCTTCCAGTACGAACCGATCGCCGCGGCCTTCGACTACGAGCGCTGCATCCAGCGCGAGGAACTGGTCCTGATCGTCGACATCGGCGGCG containing:
- the ureC gene encoding urease subunit alpha, whose amino-acid sequence is MKISRQAYADMFGPTVGDRVRLADTDLWIEVERDFTVYGEEVKFGGGKVIRDGMGQSQLGAAQVVDTVITNALILDHWGVVKADVGLKDGRIQAIGKAGNPDIQPGVNIAIGAGTEVIAGEGMILTAGGIDTHIHFICPQQIEEALMSGVTTMIGGGTGPAAGTNATTCTSGPWHMARMLQAADAFPMNIGFTGKGNASLPLPLEEQVLAGAIGLKLHEDWGSTPAAIDNCLEVAERHDIQVAIHTDTLNESGFVETTLGAFKGRTIHTYHTEGAGGGHAPDIIKACGFANVLPSSTNPTRPFTRNTIDEHLDMLMVCHHLDPAIAEDVAFAESRIRRETIAAEDILHDLGAFSMISSDSQAMGRVGEVITRTWQTADKMKRQRGRLDGDGARNDNFRARRYIAKYTINPAITHGISHEVGSVEAGKWADLVLWRPAFFGVKPSLILKGGAIAASLMGDINGSIPTPQPVHYRPMFASYAGSRHATSLTFVSQAAFAAGVPQQLGLRKAIGVVSGCRGVQKTDLIHNGYLPTIEVDAQNYQVRADGQLLWCEPADVLPMAQRYFLF
- a CDS encoding L-methionine sulfoximine N-acetyltransferase, producing the protein MSASIRDAGVADLPGILAIYNDAVGNTTAIWNETPVDLANRQAWFDTRARQGYPILVASDAAGEVLGYASYGDWRPFEGFRGTVEHSVYVRDDQRGKGLGVQLLLALIERARAQGLHVMVAAIESGNAASIGLHRRLGFEISGQMPQVGQKFGRWLDLTFMQLNLDPTRSAP
- a CDS encoding DksA/TraR family C4-type zinc finger protein, which produces MASGWANDGAVQEQIDSTIEDAIARARSQLPRGESLTHCEECDATIPEARRRAIPGVRLCVNCQAEHDREQAKFSGYNRRGSKDSQLR
- a CDS encoding isocitrate lyase/PEP mutase family protein, whose protein sequence is MHRASHHELRAMFRALLDSSRCYHTASVFDPMSARIAADLGFECGILGGSVASLQVLAAPDFALITLSEFVEQAARIGRVARLPVIADADHGYGNALNVMRTVVELERAGIAALTIEDTLLPAQFGRKSTDLICVEEGVGKIRAALEARVDPALTIIARTNAELIDVDAVIQRTLAYQEAGADGICLVGVRDFAHLEAIAEHLHIPLMLVTYGNPQLRDDARLARLGVRVVVNGHAAYFAAIKATYDCLREERGAVASDLTASELSKKYTFPEEYQAWARDYMEVKE
- a CDS encoding urease subunit beta, coding for MIPGEYDIQPGDIELNAGRRTLALSVANTGDRPIQVGSHYHFFEVNDALAFDRPATRGMRLNIAAGTAVRFEPGQSREVELVEIGGGRRVYGFAGRVMGDL